Within the Feifania hominis genome, the region AGCTGCATCATCAGTTCCCGGCAGGCGCCGCAGGGCAGCCCCACGCTGCCATCCGGCATCACGGCGACGACTCTCTCAATTTGAGATTCCCCGTGGGTGAGCATGTTGGCAATGGCGTTTCGCTCGGCGCACATGCCGAGCGAACAGGCGGTGTCAATGCAGACACCCGTGTAGACATTGCCCGCTTTTGTCAGAATTGCGGCGGCGACTCCGCCAGCCTCCACAAAGGGCGATATGGTCCGCTCGCACTGAACTGCTCTCGCGCGGTGATAGAGCTCCCGCCAGCCGACCATGCCGTCAGCGGCTCTCAGCCGCGGCACGCGCCCGGTCGAGCGCGCGGTTTCTGAAATACAGGCAGATGTCGATGCCCACCATCACCAGATTGATTACATAGAAAACAAAGACATAGGTGATGTTGGACGCGGTGATCTTACTGACGATTCCGCAGATGTAGCCAGTGAAAATACAGCACAGAAACACAAGGCTCTTTCCCCTTGTGGTGCGCGATTTCCACGACTTGACAATGGAGGTGGGCCAGGATATGCCGAAGAGTACGACCATTGCGACTTCAAAGAGCTCCGATATCATATTGCGATTCCTCCAAAACAAATTCCGATTCTACGACGCCCTGCTGTGAATGCGCAGCGATCACAGTACAATGGGCCGTGTTTTCAGCCGTCCCGCAGGGACTTGCCCCGCAAGGGGCGAGAGCACGGCCTGAATTCCATATAATAAGCTACCCTACGGTTATTATATCATGAGAGCAAAGCGATCATGATATAATGTGCCCGTGTTTTTCGGTTGCCCCGAAAGGGGCGAGAGCACAGCCTGAATTCCATATAATAGCCGCTCTGCGGTTATGATACCATGAGCGCAAAGCGATCATGGTATTATGCGGCTATGTTTTTCGGTTGCCCCGAAAGGGGCGAGAGCACGGCCTGAATTCCATATAATAGCCGCTCTGCGGCTATTGTATCACAGCGTCCGTCTCCTGTCCACGCCCGGTGCGCTCGCGCCGACGGGCCGCCTCCCTCTTTGAGTAGATGCAGCCGCAGTAGTCCTGCCGGTAGAGATCGTATTGCCTTGACAGCTCGATGGATCTTTTCGTGCCCCCGCGCTTTTTAAAGTCAGCCGGCAGATAGCGAACCCCCGTCTCCCGCTCAATCTGCTCGCCGAGTTCATTGAGCCAGGCCGCGTTTTTGTGAGGGCTGATGGAGAGCGTGGTCGTGAAGAACTCACACCCAAGGCGCGCCGCGGCAGCCGCCGCCTCGCGCAGCCGCAGCTCGTAGCAGGCGCGGCAGCGGCTTCCCCCCTCCGGCTCATCCTCCCGTCCCCGGGCGAGCTCTGCAAAGCGGGCGGGCTCGTAGGCTCCGCTCTCTACCGTGACAGAGCCCTCAAGCGGCATCTGCCCGACCAGGCGGCGCACCTCGTCAAGGCGTCGGCTGTATTCCTCCTGCGGCGATATGTTGGGGTTGTAGTAGTAGAGCACGATATCAAAGGCCCGGCTGAGCGTTTCGAGAACATAGCTTGAACAGGGCGCGCAGCACCCGTGCAAGAGCAGCCGAGCCCGACGGCCGCCCAGCTCGGCGATGATGCGCTCCATTTCCCGCTGTGCGTTCTGTACGGGCATGTATGACACCTCTTTTTCTGTTCATCAACTGCCATACCGCACTGACCCTCGGCATCGTTTGCCGAATTTTGGGGATATCTCCTTACATGCACTCGTCTGCACAGCGGGTCAGAGCATGGCTTAAAGTCAATATCAAGGCTGTTCTGCGGCTATTATACCCTCTTTTTTCACAGCGCGCCAGTGCCGTTGTCCGCCCGATTTGCAAAATTTTACCCGATTTTTACTGTTTTATGGTATCATGGTGTTAATGACAGATACTATTATCATGATTGATTGGGTTAAAGGAGTCTGACCATATGATCTGTGGGATCATCGACGTGGGGTCCAATACCATTCGGCTCTCCATCTACCGCTGTGAAAACGGCACATTTAAACTGCTGCTCGGCAAAAAGGTCATGGCGGGCCTTGCCGGCTATGTGCAGGAGGGCGTGCTGACCCGGCGCGGCATCCGCAAGGCGGTCGCGGTGCTTCAGAGCTATCGCGAGCTGCTGGACAATTTTGACATCCGCACCGTGCGGGTCTTCGCGACCGCCTCTCTTCGCAACGTCGCAAACTCCGCCGAGACGCTCGAGGAAATTGAGCGCGAGACGGGTTTTTCCGTTGATCTGATCTCGGGCACGGAGGAGGCGGCGCTCGACTTTGTCGGCGCGGCGCATACTCTCGATATCACCGACGGTGTCATGGTTGACATCGGCGGCGGCTCCACCGAGATTGTCATCTACGAAAACGCCCGCCAGATCAAGGCGCTGAGCATGCCCATCGGCTCTTTGAATCTCTACACCTCCCATGTTGAGGGGCTTCTTCCCACCGAGAAAGAGCGCCGCGCCATGCGCCGCACGGTGGAGAAAGCCCTGCGCGATCTCGGCGATTTTCGCGACGAGCGCTACGATCTGATCATCGGCGTGGGCGGCACCATCCGGGCCGCGGGGCGGCTGATGATCGACCGCGAGGTCCTGCCCGACAACACGCGCCAGTTTTCGGTCTCACAGGTGCGCTCGCTTCTCAAGTCCATGTCAAACGACAAGCCGACGCTGCGGCGCATTTTACAGGTCACGCCCGAGCGGGTTCACACCATCATCCCGGGAATGACCATTCTCTCCACGATCTGCAGGCAGTTTGACAGCCAGTCCCTCTTCGTGAGCAAATTTGGCGTGCGGGAGGGATACCTGTATAAAACCATCCTCGAAAACGGCGAGCCCGTCGAGGATGAGAAATCGCCGGCATCATGACCGGTTTTTGAGGAGGTGCCCCGACGATGGCATCGAACTTTGATTACAGCTACACACAAAACCGGGAGCTCTCATGGTTGCGCTTCAATGCGCGCGTTCTCGAGCAGGCGCAGGATCCCACCGTACCGCTGTATGAAAAGCTCAAATTCATCTCCATTTTCACCAGCAACCTCGATGAGTTTTTCATGATCCGCGTGGGCAGTCTGCACGATCTGTCTCTGTTGCCCGAGGCCGGCATCGACAACAAGAGCGGGCTCTCACCGGCGCAGCAGATTCGGGAAATTCTCAAGGCCGTCGCGCCTCTCTACAAGCTGCGCGACCAGATCATGGAGGAGCTCGAGCCGCAGCTGCGCGAGCACGACATCTACCGGCTTACCTACAAGGAGCTCTCAAAAAAAGAGCGCCACTTTCTCGCCGACTACTTCAAGGACGTGGTACTGCCCGTTCTCTCACCGCAGATTGTCGACTCGCACCACCCGTTTCCCCATCTGCCGAACAAGGCTCTGACCGTCGCCATGCTGCTCAAGAGCACGGCCGGTACCAACTACGGTATCATTCCCATTCCGCAGAGTCTGCCGCCGATCGTCTTTCTGCCGGGCGCGGGCGTTCGCTACATCACGCTGGAGCGCGTTGTGGCCGAGCACGCCGACAGCCTGTTCAAAAACTACGAGACGGTGGCAAAGTCCATCGTCTGCGTCACACGAAACGCCGACATCAGCCCGGATGACGAGGGCTTTGACGACGAGGACTACCGCCGCCATATGAAGAAAATCCTCAAAAAGCGCGCGCGGCTTGCCCCCGTGCGCCTCGAGGTTCAAGGCGAGATTGACTCGGCGCTTGCGAGCTATCTGCTCGGACGGCTCGGCCTGAAGAAAGATCAGGTTTTCAAGAGCCGCTCCCCGCTCGCAATGGGCTACGTCTATCTGCTCGAGGAGAATTTTTCCGCTTCGACGGCGCGGGCCATCGTCTACCCAGCCTTTGCCCCGCAGCCCCCTGCGGGACTGGTCCCCGGCGAACCCATGGCCCGTCAGATCGCAAAGCGCGACCGCCTGTTTAGCTACCCCTATGAGCAGATGGATCCCTTTTTGCGGCTTCTGCGCGAGGCCGCCTACGACCCTGCGGTCATCTCCGTCAAAATCACCATCTACCGTCTGGCGCGAAAGGCGAAAATCATCGACTATCTCGTGGCCGCCGCCGAAAACGGCAAAGAGGTCACTGTACTCATGGAGCTTCGGGCTCGCTTCGACGAGCAGAAC harbors:
- a CDS encoding epoxyqueuosine reductase QueH is translated as MPVQNAQREMERIIAELGGRRARLLLHGCCAPCSSYVLETLSRAFDIVLYYYNPNISPQEEYSRRLDEVRRLVGQMPLEGSVTVESGAYEPARFAELARGREDEPEGGSRCRACYELRLREAAAAAARLGCEFFTTTLSISPHKNAAWLNELGEQIERETGVRYLPADFKKRGGTKRSIELSRQYDLYRQDYCGCIYSKREAARRRERTGRGQETDAVIQ
- the ppk1 gene encoding polyphosphate kinase 1; the encoded protein is MASNFDYSYTQNRELSWLRFNARVLEQAQDPTVPLYEKLKFISIFTSNLDEFFMIRVGSLHDLSLLPEAGIDNKSGLSPAQQIREILKAVAPLYKLRDQIMEELEPQLREHDIYRLTYKELSKKERHFLADYFKDVVLPVLSPQIVDSHHPFPHLPNKALTVAMLLKSTAGTNYGIIPIPQSLPPIVFLPGAGVRYITLERVVAEHADSLFKNYETVAKSIVCVTRNADISPDDEGFDDEDYRRHMKKILKKRARLAPVRLEVQGEIDSALASYLLGRLGLKKDQVFKSRSPLAMGYVYLLEENFSASTARAIVYPAFAPQPPAGLVPGEPMARQIAKRDRLFSYPYEQMDPFLRLLREAAYDPAVISVKITIYRLARKAKIIDYLVAAAENGKEVTVLMELRARFDEQNNIMWAERLEEAGCKVIYGFEGFKVHSKICLITRREKNRVSYITQVGTGNYNEKTAKLYTDYSLLTADEEIGRDAAEFFKNMLISDLEGEYHQLIVAPAGLKSSLLRLVDEEIDRQRSTGDGRIFLKLNSLTDREVIDKLSQASQAGVKITLLIRGICCLLPGIAGRTENIAVYSIVGRFLEHSRIYCFGSGERVRLYISSADMMTRNTERRVEIACPVHDRHLRARILNMVDCMLRDNVKARILQSDGTYRKPQVQGDPFDSQLYFMEEAVEQAALSQPGSPSPGLRARLSRLFRRK
- a CDS encoding phosphatase translates to MICGIIDVGSNTIRLSIYRCENGTFKLLLGKKVMAGLAGYVQEGVLTRRGIRKAVAVLQSYRELLDNFDIRTVRVFATASLRNVANSAETLEEIERETGFSVDLISGTEEAALDFVGAAHTLDITDGVMVDIGGGSTEIVIYENARQIKALSMPIGSLNLYTSHVEGLLPTEKERRAMRRTVEKALRDLGDFRDERYDLIIGVGGTIRAAGRLMIDREVLPDNTRQFSVSQVRSLLKSMSNDKPTLRRILQVTPERVHTIIPGMTILSTICRQFDSQSLFVSKFGVREGYLYKTILENGEPVEDEKSPAS
- a CDS encoding cytidine deaminase family protein, which produces MVGWRELYHRARAVQCERTISPFVEAGGVAAAILTKAGNVYTGVCIDTACSLGMCAERNAIANMLTHGESQIERVVAVMPDGSVGLPCGACRELMMQLDRASGQIEILTDLESGQSVSLDQLMPDWWGRGRWTGE